A single region of the Streptococcus macedonicus ACA-DC 198 genome encodes:
- the cshB gene encoding DEAD-box ATP-dependent RNA helicase CshB has translation MSFNDFNFKPYIREALAELKFTNPTEVQQKLIPVVRSGRDLVGESKTGSGKTHTFLLPIFEKLDENSNNVQVVITAPSRELATQIYQATKQIAEKSETEIRVVNYVGGTDKLRQIEKLKSSQPHIVIGTPGRIYDLVKSGDLEIYKAHTFVVDEADMTLDMGFLDTVDKIAGTLPKDVQILVFSATIPQKLQPFLKKYLTNPVMEKIKTTTVIADTIDNWLVSTKGRDKNAQILEITKALNPYLAMIFVNTKERADELHSYLVSNGLKVAKIHGDIPPRERKRTMNQIKKLSYEYIVATDLAARGIDIEGVSHVINDAIPQDLSFFVHRVGRTGRNGLNGIAITLYKPSDDSDIRELERMGIKFVPKMLKNGEFQDTYDRDRRANREKSYQKLDTEMIGLVKKKKKKIKPGYKKKIKWKVDEKRKRERRAANRAKGRAERKVRKQTF, from the coding sequence ATGTCTTTTAACGATTTTAATTTTAAGCCCTACATTCGTGAGGCGCTTGCAGAGCTTAAATTCACAAATCCGACAGAAGTGCAACAAAAGTTAATTCCCGTTGTGCGTTCTGGTCGTGATTTGGTTGGAGAATCTAAAACTGGTTCAGGAAAAACGCACACTTTCTTGTTACCGATTTTTGAAAAATTAGATGAAAACAGCAATAATGTTCAAGTGGTTATCACAGCACCAAGCCGTGAGTTGGCAACGCAAATTTATCAAGCAACCAAACAAATTGCTGAAAAGTCTGAAACAGAAATTCGTGTGGTAAACTACGTTGGTGGTACAGATAAATTACGTCAAATTGAAAAATTGAAATCATCTCAGCCACACATCGTCATTGGTACACCTGGTCGTATCTATGATTTGGTCAAATCAGGTGATTTGGAAATTTATAAAGCTCATACCTTTGTTGTTGATGAAGCTGATATGACGCTTGATATGGGATTCCTTGATACGGTGGATAAGATTGCAGGGACATTGCCAAAAGATGTTCAAATTTTGGTTTTCTCAGCGACTATTCCGCAAAAGTTGCAACCCTTCTTGAAAAAATATTTGACAAATCCAGTCATGGAAAAAATCAAGACAACTACTGTTATCGCAGACACAATTGATAATTGGTTGGTTTCAACTAAGGGACGTGATAAAAATGCGCAAATCTTGGAAATCACTAAAGCCTTAAATCCATATCTTGCCATGATTTTTGTAAACACAAAAGAACGTGCAGATGAGTTGCATAGCTATCTTGTGTCAAATGGATTGAAAGTGGCAAAAATTCACGGCGATATTCCTCCACGTGAACGTAAACGCACCATGAACCAAATCAAAAAACTGTCATACGAATACATTGTGGCGACAGATTTGGCAGCGCGTGGGATTGATATTGAAGGAGTTAGTCATGTTATCAATGATGCTATTCCGCAAGATTTATCATTCTTTGTGCACCGTGTTGGACGTACAGGACGTAATGGTTTAAATGGTATTGCGATTACGCTTTACAAACCAAGTGATGATTCTGATATTCGTGAACTTGAAAGAATGGGGATTAAATTTGTCCCTAAAATGCTTAAAAATGGTGAATTTCAAGATACTTACGACCGTGACCGTCGAGCTAACCGCGAAAAATCTTACCAAAAATTAGATACTGAAATGATTGGTTTGGTTAAAAAGAAAAAGAAAAAAATCAAACCAGGCTACAAGAAAAAAATTAAATGGAAAGTTGATGAAAAACGCAAACGTGAACGCCGTGCCGCTAATCGTGCCAAAGGACGTGCTGAACGTAAAGTAAGAAAACAAACTTTCTAG
- the patH gene encoding Cysteine ABC transporter, substrate-binding protein: MKKRRLLSFGSLFLLILALAACSNQSQSSGKTVIKVATDSDTAPFTYKENDTFKGYDIDVVKAIFKDSKKYKVEFVTTAFDSILTGVDADRYQIAANDFNYNEERAEKYLFSDPISKSNYAITSAEGTSYDSLDDLSGKSTEVISGSNYAQVLEKWNDENPDKEPIKINYASSSTGLTTRVQHIENGTIDFILYDAISSNYLVEDQGFNLTVTNVTDDIGGETDGLEYLLFADTDEGAKLQKFVNKRIKELKDDGTLAELSEQYFGGDFVSTIN, encoded by the coding sequence ATGAAAAAGAGGAGATTACTATCGTTTGGTTCCTTATTTCTGTTGATACTAGCTCTGGCGGCTTGTTCCAATCAATCACAATCAAGTGGTAAAACAGTCATCAAAGTGGCAACAGACTCAGATACAGCACCATTTACTTACAAAGAAAATGACACCTTTAAAGGTTACGATATTGATGTGGTGAAAGCCATTTTTAAGGATTCCAAGAAATATAAAGTTGAATTTGTGACAACGGCGTTTGATTCTATTTTAACAGGAGTAGATGCAGACCGTTACCAAATTGCGGCAAATGACTTTAACTATAATGAAGAACGTGCTGAAAAGTACCTTTTCTCAGACCCAATTTCTAAATCAAACTATGCCATAACAAGTGCCGAAGGGACAAGTTATGATAGTCTTGATGATTTATCTGGAAAATCAACTGAAGTGATTTCAGGTTCTAACTATGCTCAAGTTTTAGAAAAATGGAACGATGAAAATCCTGATAAAGAGCCGATTAAGATTAATTACGCTTCTAGCTCAACAGGGTTGACAACACGTGTGCAACATATTGAAAATGGAACAATCGACTTTATTTTGTATGATGCGATTTCATCGAATTATCTCGTTGAGGACCAAGGTTTCAATTTGACAGTGACCAATGTAACAGATGATATTGGTGGCGAAACAGATGGTTTAGAATACTTACTGTTTGCAGATACAGATGAGGGAGCTAAACTACAAAAATTTGTCAATAAACGTATCAAAGAGTTAAAAGACGATGGCACATTGGCTGAATTGAGCGAGCAATATTTTGGTGGCGACTTCGTTTCAACAATCAATTAA
- the yxeN gene encoding Cysteine ABC transporter, permease protein, whose translation MTLTTLAAGLSWYDKLVEKIPEGQLFSWRAVFDAIPSLIERLPTTLGLTIAGAIFGLLLALLFALVKINRTKVLYPIQAVFVSFLRGTPILVQLMLTYYGIPLFLKFLKIRYGFDWNINAIPASVFAVTAFAFNEAAYTSETIRAAIQAVDVGEIEAARSLGMTSFQVYRRVIIPNAAVIATPTLINSLIGLTKGTSLAFNAGIVEMFAQAQILGGSDYRYFERYISVALVYWVISIIIEQIGRLIEKRMEIDTPQSSQKEVAGGIR comes from the coding sequence ATGACTTTAACAACATTAGCAGCTGGTTTGTCTTGGTATGATAAATTGGTTGAAAAAATTCCAGAGGGTCAATTATTCAGTTGGCGAGCGGTTTTTGATGCCATTCCGTCTTTAATAGAACGTTTACCAACAACACTTGGCTTAACAATAGCAGGTGCGATATTTGGCTTATTGTTAGCTTTGCTATTTGCTCTCGTGAAAATCAATCGCACAAAGGTTTTGTATCCGATTCAAGCTGTTTTTGTTAGCTTTTTACGTGGAACACCTATCCTTGTTCAACTCATGTTGACTTACTACGGTATCCCACTTTTCTTGAAATTTCTCAAAATAAGATACGGTTTTGATTGGAATATCAATGCTATTCCAGCATCTGTTTTTGCGGTAACTGCATTTGCCTTCAATGAAGCGGCATACACTAGCGAAACCATTCGAGCTGCGATTCAAGCTGTGGATGTTGGAGAAATTGAAGCTGCGCGTAGCTTGGGAATGACCTCCTTTCAAGTTTACCGTCGCGTAATTATTCCAAATGCAGCTGTCATTGCAACGCCGACGTTGATTAACAGCTTAATTGGCTTGACGAAGGGAACATCATTGGCATTTAATGCAGGTATTGTTGAAATGTTTGCCCAAGCGCAGATTTTAGGTGGTTCGGATTATCGCTATTTTGAACGTTACATTTCAGTTGCGCTTGTTTACTGGGTAATCAGTATTATTATTGAACAAATCGGTCGTCTCATTGAAAAACGAATGGAAATCGATACGCCTCAATCAAGTCAAAAAGAAGTGGCAGGAGGTATTCGCTGA
- the tcyN gene encoding ABC-type multidrug transport system, ATPase component encodes MIKIRNLTKEFSGQKVLDGLDVDIQKGEVLALVGASGAGKSTFLRSLNYLEKPDFGSIAIDDFKVDFQTISKEDVLVLRRKLAMVFQQFNLFERRTALENVKEGLKIVKKLPDSEATKIAKEELAKVGLSDRENHYPRHLSGGQKQRVALARALAMKPDVLLLDEPTSALDPELVGEVEKSIADAAKAGQTMVLVSHDMNFVYQVADKVLFLDKGHILESGKPDDVFNHPKEARTKEFFANYTKTYI; translated from the coding sequence ATGATTAAGATTAGAAATTTAACCAAAGAATTTTCAGGGCAAAAAGTTTTAGACGGTTTGGATGTTGATATTCAAAAGGGAGAAGTTCTAGCTCTTGTCGGTGCTTCAGGTGCAGGAAAATCAACGTTCTTGCGTAGTCTAAATTATTTAGAAAAACCTGATTTTGGCAGCATTGCCATTGATGATTTCAAGGTTGATTTTCAGACGATTTCTAAGGAAGATGTCCTTGTTTTACGTCGTAAATTAGCCATGGTTTTCCAACAATTTAATCTCTTTGAACGTCGAACAGCCCTCGAAAATGTCAAAGAAGGTTTAAAAATTGTTAAGAAGCTTCCAGATAGTGAAGCAACAAAAATTGCGAAAGAAGAATTAGCTAAGGTTGGTTTGTCTGACCGTGAAAATCATTACCCACGTCATTTGTCAGGTGGGCAAAAACAACGGGTGGCTTTAGCACGTGCTTTGGCAATGAAACCAGACGTCCTCTTACTTGATGAACCCACTTCGGCGCTTGACCCAGAGCTTGTCGGCGAAGTTGAAAAATCGATTGCCGATGCCGCTAAAGCAGGGCAAACCATGGTTTTGGTTAGCCATGACATGAACTTTGTTTATCAAGTGGCAGACAAGGTCTTATTCCTTGATAAGGGGCATATCCTTGAATCTGGTAAACCAGATGACGTTTTCAATCATCCAAAAGAAGCCAGAACCAAAGAATTCTTCGCAAACTATACAAAAACGTATATTTAA
- the trxB gene encoding Thioredoxin reductase, which translates to MYDTLIIGSGPAGMTAGLYAARSNLKVGIIEQGAPGGQMNNTSEIENYPGYDHISGPELSMNMHAPLEKFGVENIYGIVKSIEDAGDVKRVITEDASYEAKTIILATGAKYRTLDVPGEEEYTSRGVSYCAVCDGAFFRNQDLLVVGGGDSAVEEAVYLTQFAKSVTIIHRRDELRAQKILQDRAFANDKINFIWDSVVKEIKGTDIKVSGVTVENVKTGELSEHEFGGIFIYVGVNPVTSMVADLGITDEAGWVITDERMMTPKAGIFAIGDVRQKELRQIATAVGDGAIAGQGVYQYIENMK; encoded by the coding sequence ATGTACGATACATTAATTATCGGCTCAGGTCCTGCGGGTATGACTGCGGGGCTTTATGCCGCTAGATCTAATTTGAAAGTTGGTATTATTGAACAAGGAGCCCCTGGTGGACAAATGAATAATACTTCAGAAATCGAAAATTACCCAGGGTATGACCATATTTCAGGACCAGAATTGTCAATGAATATGCATGCGCCGCTTGAAAAATTTGGTGTTGAAAATATTTACGGTATTGTGAAATCTATTGAGGATGCTGGCGATGTGAAACGTGTCATTACTGAAGACGCTAGCTACGAAGCGAAAACAATTATTTTAGCGACTGGTGCTAAATACCGCACTCTTGACGTACCTGGTGAAGAAGAATACACAAGCCGCGGCGTTTCTTACTGTGCTGTCTGTGACGGTGCTTTCTTCCGTAATCAAGATTTATTAGTTGTTGGTGGTGGGGATTCGGCAGTCGAAGAAGCTGTTTACCTCACACAATTTGCCAAATCTGTAACGATTATTCATCGCCGTGATGAATTGCGTGCTCAAAAGATTTTGCAAGATCGTGCTTTTGCTAACGACAAAATCAACTTTATCTGGGATTCTGTTGTCAAAGAAATCAAAGGAACTGACATCAAAGTCTCTGGTGTAACTGTTGAAAATGTTAAAACTGGTGAGCTTAGCGAACACGAATTTGGTGGTATTTTTATCTACGTTGGGGTTAATCCAGTAACAAGCATGGTAGCTGACCTTGGCATCACAGATGAAGCTGGTTGGGTGATAACAGACGAACGCATGATGACACCAAAAGCAGGCATTTTTGCCATTGGAGATGTTCGTCAAAAAGAACTTCGCCAAATCGCAACAGCTGTTGGCGACGGTGCTATTGCTGGACAAGGTGTTTACCAATATATTGAAAATATGAAATAA
- the pncB gene encoding Nicotinate phosphoribosyltransferase produces MYQDDSLTLHTDLYQINMMQVYFDKGIHNKNAVFEIFFRKEPFANGYAVFAGLQRMVEYLENLRFTETDIAYLEDLGYPADFIAYLKNLKLELTIRSAKEGDLVFANEPIVQVEGPLAQCQLVETALLNIVNFQTLIATKAARIRSVIEDEPLLEFGSRRAQELDAAIWGTRAAVIGGANATSNVRAGKMFDIPVSGTHAHSLVQAYGDDYEAFMAYAGTHKDCVFLVDTYDTLRLGVPAAIRVANELGNKINFLGVRIDSGDMAYLSKKIRKQLDDAGYPDAKIYASNDLDENTILNLKMQKAKIDVWGVGTKLITAYDQPALGAVYKIVSMEDENGVMQDTIKLSNNAEKVSTPGKKQVWRITSRERNKTEGDYITFTDTDVNKLDEVYMFHPTYTYINKTVKDFEAVPLLVDIFDKGKLVYNLPSLSEIQEYARKEFDKLWDEYKRLLNPQDYPVDLSQEVWQNKMELIARIRKEAQQKGEVK; encoded by the coding sequence ATGTATCAAGATGATAGTTTAACTCTCCACACGGATTTGTATCAAATCAATATGATGCAAGTTTACTTTGATAAGGGCATTCACAATAAGAATGCAGTTTTTGAAATCTTTTTCCGTAAAGAACCATTCGCCAATGGCTATGCCGTTTTTGCTGGTTTGCAACGTATGGTTGAATACCTTGAAAATCTTCGTTTTACAGAAACAGACATTGCTTATCTAGAAGATTTAGGTTATCCAGCTGATTTTATCGCTTATTTGAAAAATTTAAAATTAGAATTAACCATTCGTTCAGCTAAAGAAGGAGATTTGGTTTTTGCTAATGAACCAATCGTTCAAGTTGAAGGACCACTTGCCCAATGTCAATTGGTTGAAACAGCCTTGCTTAACATTGTCAATTTTCAAACATTGATTGCGACAAAGGCTGCTCGTATTCGCTCTGTCATTGAGGATGAGCCTTTGCTAGAATTTGGTAGCCGTCGTGCACAGGAATTAGATGCAGCCATTTGGGGAACACGTGCTGCCGTTATTGGTGGTGCTAATGCAACTTCAAATGTTCGCGCTGGTAAAATGTTTGATATTCCAGTTTCTGGTACACATGCACACTCATTGGTACAAGCATATGGCGATGATTATGAAGCATTCATGGCATATGCTGGAACACACAAAGATTGTGTCTTCTTAGTTGATACCTATGACACTCTTCGTCTAGGAGTTCCTGCAGCTATTCGCGTTGCCAATGAATTAGGTAACAAGATTAATTTTCTCGGTGTTCGTATTGACTCAGGGGATATGGCTTACTTGTCTAAAAAAATTCGCAAACAATTGGACGACGCAGGCTACCCAGATGCTAAAATTTATGCTTCAAATGATTTGGATGAAAATACCATTCTCAATCTTAAAATGCAAAAAGCCAAAATTGATGTCTGGGGCGTCGGAACAAAATTAATCACAGCTTACGACCAACCAGCACTTGGTGCAGTTTATAAGATTGTATCTATGGAAGATGAAAATGGTGTCATGCAAGATACGATTAAGTTGTCAAATAATGCTGAAAAAGTCTCTACACCAGGTAAAAAACAAGTGTGGCGCATTACTAGTCGTGAAAGAAATAAAACAGAGGGTGACTACATCACTTTCACAGATACTGATGTTAATAAACTTGACGAAGTTTACATGTTCCACCCAACATACACTTATATCAATAAAACGGTGAAAGATTTTGAAGCTGTGCCACTTCTTGTTGATATTTTTGATAAAGGGAAATTAGTTTATAACTTGCCATCTCTTTCTGAGATTCAAGAATATGCTCGTAAAGAATTTGACAAACTTTGGGACGAATACAAACGCCTGCTTAATCCACAAGATTATCCAGTTGACTTGTCACAAGAAGTTTGGCAAAATAAAATGGAGCTTATTGCCCGTATCCGCAAAGAAGCACAACAAAAAGGAGAAGTTAAATGA
- the nadE gene encoding NAD synthetase, with the protein MTLQEKIIAELGVKPSIDPKEEIRVSVDFLKDYLKKHSFLKSYVLGISGGQDSSLAGRLAQIAVEELRAETGDDSYKFIAVRLPYGVQADEEDAQRALKFIQPDVSITVNIKEGVDGQVRELEKAGIDVSDFNKGNIKARQRMITQYAVAGANNGAVIGTDHAAENITGFFTKFGDGGADVLPLYRLNKRQGKQLLAELCADPAIYEKIPTADLEENRPGIADEVALGVTYNDIDDYLEGKTVSSEAKEKIENWWRKTEHKRHLPITVFDDFWK; encoded by the coding sequence ATGACATTACAAGAAAAAATCATTGCCGAATTAGGGGTTAAACCAAGTATTGACCCTAAAGAAGAAATTCGCGTATCAGTTGATTTTCTTAAAGACTATTTGAAAAAACATTCTTTCCTTAAAAGTTATGTTTTAGGGATTTCTGGTGGACAAGATTCAAGCTTGGCAGGACGTTTGGCGCAAATCGCCGTAGAAGAACTCCGTGCAGAAACTGGTGATGATAGCTATAAATTTATTGCTGTGCGTCTGCCATACGGCGTTCAAGCTGACGAAGAAGATGCTCAACGTGCTCTTAAATTTATCCAGCCAGATGTTAGCATTACCGTTAATATCAAAGAAGGTGTTGACGGACAAGTTCGTGAACTTGAAAAAGCTGGCATTGACGTTTCAGATTTCAATAAAGGAAATATCAAAGCACGCCAACGTATGATCACACAATATGCCGTTGCTGGAGCAAATAACGGAGCTGTTATTGGTACTGACCACGCAGCTGAAAACATCACAGGCTTCTTCACTAAATTTGGTGACGGTGGTGCGGACGTTCTCCCTCTTTATCGTTTAAACAAACGTCAAGGAAAACAATTGTTAGCAGAACTCTGTGCAGATCCTGCAATCTATGAAAAAATTCCAACAGCTGACTTGGAAGAAAATCGCCCAGGAATTGCAGACGAAGTTGCTTTAGGTGTCACATATAATGATATTGATGACTATCTTGAAGGTAAAACAGTTTCATCAGAAGCCAAAGAAAAAATTGAAAATTGGTGGCGTAAAACAGAACACAAACGTCACTTACCAATCACAGTATTTGACGATTTCTGGAAATAA